Proteins encoded in a region of the Flavobacterium sp. MDT1-60 genome:
- a CDS encoding cytochrome-c peroxidase: MKIDLIKTITVSAFLGLLTFLGSCTKEETETSVKQELLIDLEKLESKITQFKKIAESENDSKKIQNCFRENRALYKKVEWAVEYFVPETARFINGPALDELEVEENKFLAPNGFQVIEELIFPVYDRNNKTDLLREIAIMHANISQVTQHIDAINIGENHVIDAARFQLYRVLTLGITGFDSPVAQESINEVAPGLISIEDIVLKTCQDNSKASINLKSKLKKTISNSISYCTKNKVFNTFDRATFIKNYLNVIAQIIYDLQKQNNILNVNKSSAINPKVATLFEKNSFNVNAFIPSNEYAYSEDKVALGNQLFFDASISKDQKRSCASCHIPEKAFTDGKKTNISLDGFDLPRNTPTLTYAGFQNALFWDLRQIDLEKQSMDVVQNEQEMHGSFSQMIPLIYKDKKYKAQFEKAFPKSTKIEEWQLQNAIASYIRSLNDFDSKFDLYIRGESNDFSEEEKLGFNLFAGKAKCATCHFIPLFNGTVPPRYAKTEQEVIGTPKDKNGKEISPDLGKYNQYKMEQLKNAFKTPTVRNVAITGPYMHNGVFKTLEEVVSFYNKGGGKGLGYEVKNQTLPFDKLNLTLKEEQALVAFMKTLTDKKYH; this comes from the coding sequence ATGAAAATTGATTTAATTAAAACCATAACTGTTTCTGCTTTCCTTGGTCTTCTGACTTTCCTTGGAAGTTGTACAAAAGAAGAAACCGAAACTTCTGTAAAACAGGAACTTTTGATTGATCTGGAGAAACTTGAAAGCAAAATAACCCAATTCAAAAAAATAGCTGAAAGCGAAAATGATTCCAAAAAAATTCAGAATTGTTTTAGGGAAAATAGAGCTTTATACAAGAAAGTAGAATGGGCAGTTGAATATTTCGTGCCAGAAACGGCCAGATTTATTAATGGTCCGGCATTAGACGAACTTGAAGTAGAGGAAAATAAATTTTTAGCTCCAAATGGTTTTCAGGTTATTGAAGAACTTATTTTTCCGGTTTATGATCGCAATAATAAAACAGATTTGCTTCGGGAAATAGCCATAATGCACGCGAACATTTCGCAGGTAACACAACATATAGACGCCATCAATATTGGTGAAAACCATGTTATAGATGCCGCCCGATTTCAACTTTACCGAGTTTTGACATTAGGAATTACAGGTTTTGACTCTCCTGTAGCTCAGGAATCAATAAATGAAGTAGCTCCCGGTTTGATTTCGATTGAAGATATTGTTTTAAAAACCTGCCAAGACAATTCTAAAGCATCCATTAATTTAAAATCAAAGTTAAAAAAGACCATTTCGAATAGTATTTCGTATTGCACAAAAAATAAAGTCTTTAATACTTTTGACAGAGCCACATTTATTAAAAATTATCTGAATGTAATTGCCCAAATTATTTATGATTTACAAAAACAAAATAATATTCTTAATGTAAATAAAAGCAGCGCAATTAACCCAAAGGTTGCTACGCTTTTCGAAAAAAATTCTTTTAATGTTAATGCTTTCATTCCCTCCAATGAATATGCCTATTCTGAAGATAAAGTAGCATTAGGAAATCAATTATTTTTTGATGCTTCAATTTCAAAAGATCAAAAAAGAAGTTGTGCCAGCTGTCACATTCCTGAAAAAGCATTTACCGACGGAAAAAAAACAAACATTTCTTTAGATGGTTTCGATTTGCCAAGAAATACGCCTACCCTCACTTATGCAGGTTTCCAAAATGCTCTTTTTTGGGATTTACGGCAAATTGATTTAGAAAAACAAAGTATGGATGTTGTCCAGAATGAGCAGGAAATGCATGGTTCGTTTAGCCAAATGATTCCTTTAATTTATAAAGATAAAAAATACAAGGCGCAATTCGAAAAAGCTTTCCCGAAAAGTACTAAAATCGAAGAATGGCAATTGCAAAATGCTATTGCTTCTTACATTCGTTCTTTAAATGATTTTGATTCGAAATTTGATTTGTACATAAGAGGCGAATCAAATGATTTCAGTGAGGAAGAAAAACTCGGATTTAATCTTTTTGCCGGTAAAGCAAAATGCGCTACCTGTCATTTCATACCGCTGTTTAATGGAACTGTACCTCCAAGATATGCTAAAACAGAACAGGAAGTAATTGGAACTCCAAAAGATAAAAATGGAAAAGAAATAAGTCCCGATTTAGGCAAGTACAATCAATATAAAATGGAGCAATTAAAAAATGCTTTCAAAACTCCAACCGTTAGAAATGTAGCCATAACAGGGCCTTATATGCACAATGGCGTTTTTAAAACCTTAGAAGAAGTTGTTTCGTTTTACAACAAAGGAGGTGGAAAAGGTCTGGGTTATGAAGTAAAAAATCAGACACTTCCTTTTGATAAATTGAATTTAACTTTGAAAGAAGAACAAGCTCTTGTTGCTTTTATGAAAACTTTGACCGATAAAAAATACCATTAA